Part of the Girardinichthys multiradiatus isolate DD_20200921_A chromosome 14, DD_fGirMul_XY1, whole genome shotgun sequence genome is shown below.
aagtcgAATTAATAGCCTTCCAAAGCTCTTTTGAGATTCTTAGAAATCCCTTTTGCTCAATGcatgataaaaacaaatgctgCAAAAATCAGACTCTCTTTTGCTTAAACAAAAAGACTGAGCTTGGCGTGTTTGGTTCCTTTCATTTAACTGGGCCGTCTTCTTCTGCTCTCGGATTGTCTGTGAAAGCAGATGTTCGGGGTTATTCAGAAATACCGAACATTTTATAGTTATACAAACTCTTACAAGGACACCAAGTATAATCCAATCAGATTATATGCCCTGTTTATACAGCTGGTttcttaaaacatattttaacagCTTCACTCGAGTTTTATCCACCTAAAGAGTCACGATGAAGCCCGAAAATGTGAGATTGAACTTCCTGCTAGCCACAGTTAAACAGAGACATCGGGCAGAAGAAATGCTCCTCTCTGCTgcaattctttttttctttaagctgAATGCCTGAGGAGGAAAAATTCATGCATCACAGAAGAGATAATACATGAAGCAGTAAAGCCTTCATTAAGGAGGACCAGAATAAGTGATGCTTCATGTTAGTGAGTCTTTTTCCAGAACAACAAAACTCCTCTGGAgccaaataatgtttttaagctGGTTTGGGAAGGAGGAACGCTGCCATCTTGTGGAAGCAGAGTATAATTCAGACATTGAATAAACTGCATCATTTTTTCACCTGATTACTCCCctcagcaagaaaaaaaagggaCAAAACCACTTGTgacaaaacagacatttattaaaAGAATATTGAATGATCAGTTTCTAGCTCTGCGTTTTCTTTATTAACAGCTTTCCTTTGGGCTTGAGTAAAAGAGACTTTTTGTGCTCCTCCAACCGTTTCGCCTCCTCCTGTTTCTCTTTCCAGACTTCCATGCCTCGGTCCACCTCTGAGTTCAGCATCACAATACGCTTCTGAAAAGAGACAGCGGAGGACTGATGAGTGTGAAGGACAATTAAATAATCATAGAGCGATGAAGAGAAACATTAATATTGACGCTTACAGCTAAAACTTCTTTCTCCTGTCTTCTTCTCAGCTGGCCTTTTAGTGGAGGTGCTGGACGCCCATCTGAGTACAAACGGAGGTCAAAGATAACTGGGATGATACAACAAAATGTGGATCATATCTTTCcttttaatctcagtatgaatccaGCTGTCCTATGAAGGCCTCTGATGTTTGTTAAGAGAACATCagggaacaaacagcaccatgaagactaAGGAACGCAACAAACAGGTCATGGAGAAAGTTGTGAAGACGTTTGAATGAAATttgatggccatgtcttggtaagatatggccatccacctaaactgacaggtagGGTGAGGAAAGCATCAATCAAGGAAGTAGCCAAGGGGCCTATGATAAGTCTGTGTAGGAGCTGCAAAGGTCCACCGGTCAGGATGGAGAATATGTTGCCTGGACAGCCATTAGTGATGCACTCTATTAATCTGACCTTTCTGTAAGAGTGGGGAGCAGAAAACTATTGTGAAAACAGACCCAAgagaagtcccatttgcagtttggcataagccatgtagggaaTACAGCACACACGTGGAAAAAGGGGCTCTGGTAAGATGAGAACAAAATGCTACGTTTTGGCTTTTCTGCAAATCACGACATGTGGCGAAAAACTAACAATGCTCATCACCCTAACCAAACCAccaccactgtgaaacatggaggtggcagcatcatgcagcggggatgcttttcttcaggaggagcagagagGCTGGTCAGTTAAATGTAGGATGAATGGAACGAAATCAAGgcaaatcctggaagaaaaccttttagagtctgcaaaagactttagGCTGGGGCAgaggtccaccttccagcaggacaacaaagaaatggtttagataaaaggaTCTTTATGTGTTAGAAAGTCCCAGTTAAACTCAAGACCTATATCAAATTGTGAttctgtggtaagacttgaatTTGTCATTTAAAGAGATCACAGACACTCCTTATCCaatctgagcttgagctattttcaaAAGAGGAATTGCACAAAAATTTCaatctctcgatgtgcaaagctggtagaaatatgtcacaaaaagacttgcagtttCGATTGCAACAagaggtggttctacaaggtaGTCAAATGCATATCAAACAGTGTgtctagaaaaaaaaagatatcagCATTACTTTGTGTAAAATTCTTTACTTTGTGTAAAAAATCATGTAAAATTCCTATAAGATAAACTGAAGTTTGTAgatgtgatgtgacaaaatcagaaaatgtcTAGGGGTTATGAACACCTTCACAACTCATCGAACAGCCAGTAATTACCTTTAATTACAAAGTTGTGGCTGAATGACTAGTTAGCTGTTGCTTAAAATGTTGAAACACCTTTACAGTAAAAATTGAATTCGAAAATAACACAAATCAAAGAACATTGCTGTCATCTAATACACATAATGCTGTGCAAAGTGCTACCGTTCGTTGTTCCTTGTCATCACCCTGTGTAATGGGACTCCAAGCAGCGTAAGAAAAGATGAATGGTGTGTACCAAAAGATCTATCGCAGCTCTTTTTAGACCCCAAAATGTCCAGTGGGAAGAAGCTAAAGTTGCAGATGTCCACAGTGGCAAAGGAACCAAGTAACCACCTCCCATTTCACCCACAATGAGCCTCAGCATCACCACTTACAGAAAGTCTCCATTTAGATCAACAAAAGAGTTATTATAAAGTACCTTCAAAAGACCAATCAGGCAGATCTGTTAGAGGTCCATATTCTGTGCCGCTTCTGGACAGTCCATGTCTGCAAGCACATGCACAAAGATAACTAATCAGCAATATAGCCATGTAGGTGTCAATGTAGTCTAATTCttaagaatagaatagaatagaatagaatagaatagaatagaatagaattatttatttgtcattgctccaCATGGGTGGAACGAAATtttcaaaacagaacaaaacagtgctggcaagtagtgcaaattaaagaaaataaatattaaaaagtaaaaaaaagttataaagttataaaacgttacaaaaagttataaaaaagttataaggactgtgcaggtggaaaatatacatatacaagAATATTGACAGGTTGTTCCAGTATTGTACATTTAAAGCAAGTGTCTTAAGCATTTTtgcatataaacaaaattagtgATGAGAGTGCATCCACAAATATCAAGAGTAACAATGTTTTCTGCTACTGACAAAAGGCTGAACAGAAAAACTAATGTCTAATATGAATATTTTCATATTATAGATGCtatttaataatgttttcaGGCCCATCTCGGCGCTTTAGATCGAGTTTACAAAACAATTACTCAGCCGAATTTTGTTAAACATGATGGTAAATGCGGTTAAGTGTGTGAAGAAAGAAATAACCAAACAATGTTGCATATCCGAACctctttctttaaaaattagGGAAATTTCAAAGCAGTTTGGCAGAGGTTGTAAAACTTACTCTAGCCTCCACTTTTGTCCAGCTTGAACTCCACATGTGGAGCTGAAGTGTCGGCTGTTAAGTCTCAAGGCTTCAAAAAGAACAAGCAGAAACCAAAATCACCACAGTGAACCCCTCTAAAAGCTGCTTTTTGACACACATCAGTGAAAGCCTGCTGTCAAGCTGTTAGCATCGGCGTTAGCATTAGCCTCCACtgtttacaaatacaaaagtaTAATAATCAACTACCAATTAACAGAACTGTTGATGACTACGAAACTATTCTTTCAACATTGCGCTGAGAACACAGACTACAGATTTAAACGTTAACCTCTGTCTCACCTGAACAGCACAAAGTCCTGATGGGCGCCGCCATGTTGTCTGTACAACTCAGTATTGACCACTAGGGGGTGCTAAAGACTCACTCAGGTCCTATTTGTCCGTTAATCTGTTTCACAAAATCTAAATTGtaaagagtaaaaaaataaataatctttattgTATCCATATCTGCACTGTCCTTTGGTTGGTGTTTACGTAATTTGTAATCTTCTCTTTTTAActcatttttttaatcaaataatgtTACAAATAAAACCCGAATTAACTACAAATATTACAAATATATGAATAATGAAAGTGATACAAAGTGGTTAAACAACTAAATTTAGGAAGAAACTTTGAAAGATGGTCTTACATGGTTTTTGATGTAGGTTTGACGAACTGCTCTGTGGGAAAAGGacatattaatgtttttatttatttaaacttacACGTATTTACACCTTTTACACAGCTTTGGTTCAATGTTGAGAGGGTTACATATACTCATCATGGAAATGATTGTCGTATTATTTTGGGCCATTCTTTGAACCATTCTTTTTCCAGGCTGGATGGATAATAAAAGAATCAAGTATTTAAACACTAGAACCGGGTGCAAAAGactgaatttattgtggattttttctCACAGACACAAAGTCGAAATTGTACCCAAACATGGCTTTGAAGCATACTGCTAAGATTTTTGATTGAGTTAAGTCGAGGCTGTTACAGAAGCATTACAGaagcagaaacattttatggtcagaggagaaaaagactggactgtttgGCCACAACGACAAAAGAAGGAGTTGATGTGAAGCTTCTACACTTAAGAATCCTGAACAAACTCTAAAAAATGGTGCTGGTAGTATCATGCTGGTAAGCTGTTTTACTGTCAATGCTGAAGATGTACGATTACCTCCAAATACTTCACCTTCACCTCaaattgtacattgtaaattgtaaatttgtatattctgtaatgcaaaaacagaacaaaagatcaaagtgtaccggaggcaaattccttgtttgtatgtacgaacttggaaataaagctgattctgattctgaaataatCGGCttgatggttgaaaatcagacacAGCTGAGTGTTCCAGCAGGGGAATGACCCCAAACGCACATCAtaactgcttttttatttatatagcacagtAACATTAGGCTCATAGTATGACCCTAACCATATAAAAACTATGGGGTTCCATTAGTgccaaaaatatgtatatgtgtcTATGTGAGCTGTATATGTAATGTGCTTATATTTATGTACGCTGTATATGTTaggtgcttatgttaagtgtatatgttaggtgcttatgttaagtgtatatgttaggtgcttatgttaagtgtatatgttcaGTGCTTATGTTATCTTATGTTTCAATTGAAAATGTCCTGTAGAGAGTACAGTGTTATTCATGTTAGCTGCCTTTTTAGAAGGGTGGGTCTAAAACCTCTAAcacctaacatgtacatctaacatatacactttacatagacataagcacctcacatatacacttaacatataCAGCGTACATAGACACATAGACGTGTTACATGGACATAGACACATTACATGTACAGTTTACATAGACACATAGACATGTGCATAGATacataaacatatacatacTTTGGGCACTAATGGAACCCCATAAAAAATAGCTTTATGCTAAAAACGTGGGTATGTGACAGAAAATCAACCAATTCAAATGAGCTCCAGAAATTCTGACGAGAAGATCCATTCAGTATTATGCTAGCTTGCTGATGGCTCCAGAAGCTGCATGGTTCCTCCTACTAATGGAGGTTTACATGAATACTAGCAGACGAGGATGTGAATATTTTAGCCTGTATGTATCATTTTGACATTGTcttgataaataaattaaattaacaagAATAAATTCAAATGTGCTTAAATACACATTTATTGAAATTGCAGGTTGTATACTCACACTATCACAGAAAACATCATTAAAACCCCAAACCTAATGCTAGATAGATGATGATGAAGGGTGCATTTAAACTTTGGTCCAGGAGCTTAGATGTTCTCTTATTAATATAATGTTATAGCATCCATTAACTCTAACCATGCCGTTTGACACATCTGTGGCTATTTGCTTATCATTAATTCAGCTTAGAATGTATTTGCGTTTAACTTGCAAATCCACCTCTTTTACTACATTAGTTAACATTGCACCTTCACAGTGAATTTTCCTAACTAAATGTTGAAGAAATTTAGACATGCTGGGAAAGCCGATGACAATTGTAGCTTAAATTTTATTCCAATATGAATCTACTGAGTTTCTGAATGTCAAAGCTTGGTTTTTAAAGGTCGTGATGATGTCAACCCATTAGCTACAGGGCAAAGATGCAGGTGCAAATGATACCTTTAATGGGTTTGGATCACATTATGGTGCCGTCTGACTGtatttatctttattaaaaagtcaAGTGTTATTCTGTGATGAGCTCATATATACCTATAGGTATATACCTATTTGTAGAAACCTATAGGAGTATAGGTCTATTAAGACCATCTGACAAGGAATTCCTTTATTTGAGGGATAGGCCCACTGGATCCTGGCTCGTCTTAGTTCCCTGTTTAAAAATCCAGCATCAGATATTGAACAGGAAGGGGCCGGGTTGTGTGTATGAACATCAGAGTAACAATGAAAAACTCTGTGAAtctgctggctgaagctggtaagagggGGTAATTGTTTACAGTGGAATCAGTCCCGTACAAACCTGCCAataggccactcagagaggaagaagtcaTTACTcctgaagcaaaataaaaagccaAATCACATTTTGTAAATACACTCATTGGGAAATAACTTGATTTCTTGAAACAGGTTGTcatctgatgaaactaaaattaaagtgtttggccataataaCCATCATTACTTAGTTAAAGGGGCAatcttgcaagcctgagaacagcATTGTAACTGTAAAGTACAggggtgacagcatcatgctgtggggatgttttgctACAGGAaagactggtgcacttcacaaaatacacaacattAAGAGGAAAGAACATTGAAGCAATATCTAAAGGCCTCAGCCAGTAAGTTAAAGCTTGAGAGCAAATATATactccaaatggacaatgaccctaattATACCACTAATAGTGCCAAGTTGCTTTAAGGACAACAACtctgtcacaaaatgtgaatttttgtacgtataaaatataaatagaaaTTATTTAGGCAATTCTGACTGACCTGAATGATGTAAAAGTTTTGTCTGATAacagtgagaaataaaataGGCTGTGCTTCTTTTTAAACAGTCTCTGAATGGTGATTAAAGTTGAAATGCAtataaaacagctttaaaaaaatgacttcAGTTTTGATTGACAAACGGGAATATGAAAGCTTACTTCAAAACACCCAACATTCCTGATGGTAAGTTAAATTGTGCGTGCAGAAATGCCCTTTGAAGATAATTAAAGAACCACAGGCAGAGACGGAGGCAGGTGGAAGAAGCTGCGCTTCATCTGCAAATATTATGTTCTTGGGTGAATTGTGTTTGAACAATAACTGACAGAGGCCTGCCACTGTCGAAGCTCTTCAAAGTGCTGTTTTTGAATGAGCAGCTGCGGGACTAAGCCCTGAAGAATTTCTCTGTTAGCTTTTCAGACATGTCCCCACTCGCAGCCCGGGGTGGAACGCTCGAGTCGGCTGAGGCTGCCGCCGCGTCCTCGCTGTACCGCAGGCCCGTTCTGTATGAGAGCTCCGGGGACACTGAGAGCCAACAAGCCTATTCAAACACACCAGGCCGGACATAGTTTGTGCTTTATCAGCGCTTGGTGAGTTATGGTGTATCCGTTAACTGCCATCAAAAGACCGGAACCAGGCCTGACTAATGCCGGGCGGCCCTCACACAGTGGCGGGATGTTTACTCTGAATCGTCCTTGGAGAACTCAAGACACGCCGCAAAAATTCACCAGCCCCATCACAGCCACAGCGGGTGTTCATGCGCACATTCCACAGCCTGGTCTTATAAAGTAGTCCCGTTGCCTAAACGACGCCGTGTTTCTGGggaattatatacacatcttgtAGCTTTTTGGTTAATAAGCGTAACATCAAATAGTAAAACTTTGAACTGAagtttttcttcatatttaaaacaactgcCCTATAATCATGGCACACATGTGTAACATGTAAATAGGTAACTTCTCAGCACATGCTAACTTTACAGGAACCTTTGGGGAACATTTGCTAAATGTAAAAAAGGGTGTATACAGATTGCACAGTGTATAACTTTCATTCCATGAAGGTTCCTTAAAGGTTATGCTGAGCAGTGCAACATTCCCAAAGGAACATCCATGGAACACATCCCTAAAAGTTAGTTTGTACATTTCTTCTAAATCTGACCCTTTGAAACCAATTAGGATATATTGTTAAGAGTTTTCAACAAGTCATCTAGAACTTTCATTCTAGAACCTTTAGAGATTGTTTTGGGGCCAATTTCTAAAGGTTCCTGAAGGTTCCCAGTAACTTTAACAATCAATGAATCACATTCAGTTTAGTAAGTAAATGTGTTGGAGGGAAAAGCAAAGTTTTTCCTTCAAGTGGAGAGGTTTAAGTACACCAGAGAACATAAAAAACAGGTGATCAATTGATTTAAAACATAACAAGTTGCCTGTATTACAGCCAAAGCCATCACCAATaacacagaaaataacatttaagccAATAgttacacaaagaaaacaaagagcaacttttttttttttttttttacggtgGTCTGGCTTGGTAGTTGTTTTGCAATTTGAGTCAAAAGCCTAATCTGTATCCAGAGATGAATCACAATGAGCGTTGACCCTGGAGCACTAAAACCTTAGCCAGCTCCCTGTTTTCAGAGCACAAAGCCAAGATAAACAAAGACGAACATACAACATATATACATGTTCTAGTTATTTACAAAGATGAATCAGTTCAATATAGAAAATTTGCCCAAGTTCAAAAAAACTTTTACTACCTCCACTTTCTTTAGACCTCTGTCAGAAGCTAGACTTAGGCAAGGGTGgaataaagttatgttaaaatggcaaaaactaGTGAAGGTATTATTTTACCTGTACTCAACAATGAATTAACTCAACTCAATCAACTTAACTTTGTGGTTTTCTCTGGTCCCGCTCAATAGGCTGCGTACC
Proteins encoded:
- the mrpl52 gene encoding 39S ribosomal protein L52, mitochondrial is translated as MAAPIRTLCCSALRLNSRHFSSTCGVQAGQKWRLEHGLSRSGTEYGPLTDLPDWSFEDGRPAPPLKGQLRRRQEKEVLAKRIVMLNSEVDRGMEVWKEKQEEAKRLEEHKKSLLLKPKGKLLIKKTQS